In a genomic window of Ranitomeya imitator isolate aRanImi1 chromosome 5, aRanImi1.pri, whole genome shotgun sequence:
- the LOC138680600 gene encoding soluble scavenger receptor cysteine-rich domain-containing protein SSC5D-like → MVTQSTVGSTREPAAQLNPSGVIPQEAATEGHFDSAGPSAPSYSAPSQPSHTSDPSVPSASAVASYPIPLHVSAGEDIAFPVPHPSAAATSSTPVASGRHRQRGQVQSYAPEFLHQNASFQNCLKVLSEQMATGFNFIIKSILEMHTLLLTMRSEARQSPNNTFFQSVLEQMETLSTSQQMQVMQSCQSTLALIASKAEALATHAATAPLPPLSIITATTILLTCTTNVPVPHPTINHIVPVSRPTSHNPHSVPMPLTTSHTTSVPSVPLPTNMMIPIHTTSHLLHPRRLSLPTTNSLFHLLPNPLLHPSLLLPPNPPKTSPTPLHPTKLLTPIPLSCPPAQLPSPLLHHYLLILPHHQHIPLSTLPLSKCPYLTAPPALHPDIFQSIVLCAAK, encoded by the exons atggtgacacaaag caccgtcggtagcactcgggagcctgcagcacagttgaatccttctggtgtgatccctcaggaggccgccaccgagggacactttgacagtgcaggcccctctgcaccttcctactctgcaccttcccagccttcccacacatcggatccctctgtcccatccGCGAGCGCTGTAGCATCCTATCCGattccattgcatgtatctgctggtgaggatatagcgtttcctgtaccccacccctctgctgctgccacctctagtacacctgtagcatcggggcgccatcggcagagaggtcaggtacagagttatgctcccgagttcttacaccagaacgcatccttccagaactgtctgaaagttttgtccgagcaaatggctacaggttttaatttcataattaaaagtatactcgagatgcatacacttctgttaacgatgcgttcagaggcaagacagtcaccgaacaacacttttttccagtcggtacttgagcaaatggagacgctatctacttctcagcagatgcaagtaatgcaatcctgccagtcaactctagcgctcattgcctcaaaagccgaggctcttgccacccatgctgcaactgccccccttcctccactgtccatcattACAGCCACCACCATCCTCCTGACCTGTACCACCAATGtgcccgtgccccatcccaccaTCAACCACATCGTACCTGTATcccgtcccaccagccacaacCCTCACAGCGTTCCCATGCCCCttaccaccagccacactaccagtgTCCcgtccgtgccccttcccaccaatatgatgatcccgatccataccacttcccatctacttcatccacgccgcctctccctgcccactaccaacagcctctttcacctccttcccaaccctcttctccacccatcactgcttctgcctcccaatcctcccaaaacatcacCTACACCACTCCATCCTACCAaactcctaaccccaatcccactttcctgtccacccgctcaattgccttctccactccttcaccactacctattgatccttccccaccaccaacacattcccctctccacactcccactgtcgaagtgtccctatctgacagcccctccagcactccACCCCGACATATTCCAATCTATAGTTTTGTGTGCTGCAAAATAA